The DNA window GCCGGACGAGAGCGGCCCCGACGCGAGTTCGGCGGACGAGACCAGCAGGAGGAACGACGTGTCGTCGATCAAGGACAGGCAGCGCGCCGCGGCGCGGGCCCGCCTCGAGAAGGAGATGGCCGAACGGGCCACGGCCGCGCGCAAGCGCCGCCGCAACCGGGCGGTCATCGGTTCCGCCCTCGCGGTGGTGGTCATCGCCGGCGTGGCGTTCGTCCTCGTCAACACGCTGAAGTCCGACGAGGAGGCCGGCGACCCGACGGTCGCCGCCGCCGGCACGGTCTCCTGCAACTGGACCCCGGCGGACGAGTCCACCGGCGGCAAGGTCAAGGACGTCGGCATGCCGCCGGCCACGGTTCCGAACACCGGCACCAGCACGCTGACCTTCGACACCAACCTCGGCAAGATCTCGGCGACGATCGACCTGGCCAAGGCGCCGTGCACCGGGGCAAGCTTCAAGCACCTCGCCGAGGCGAAGTTCCTCGACAACACCAAGTGCCACCGGCTGGTCAACGAGGACACGTTCAAGGTCCTGCAGTGCGGCGACCCGTTCGCCTCCGGCAAGGGCTACCGCGAGACCGACGGCACCGGCGGCCCGGGCTACACGATGGCCGAGGAGAACCTGCCGACCGGCTCGGCGAAGCCGTACCCGGCGGGCTCCATCGCCATGGCGAACACCGGCCAGCCCGGCAGCACCGGCAGCCAGTTCTTCATCTGCTCGGAGGACACCCAGCTGTCCCCGAACTACACGCTCCTCGGCACCATCACGAGCGGACTGGACATCGTGAAGGACGTCGTGAAGGCCGGCGATGACGGCGCGTTCGACGCTTCCGCGGGTGGCGGGCACCCGAAGAAGGAGCTCGACATCAAGACGATGACGGTGTCGTAGGTTTTTTTGGTTCTTCTGCTTCTGCGGGCGGCTCCTTCGGGGGTCGCCCGCTTTTGTTGTTTGGTCTGCGCCTGCTGGGACGGTTTTGGGCGGGGGATGGCCCACTCCGGGCGGTCAGGCTTGATCCCTGCGTGGGCCATCCCCCGCCCAAAACCTTGCCTGGTTGCGCTGGGCGACGCGCCGCCCGCTTCTCCGGTGGCCCCATCCCCCACCGTGGGCGATCCCCGGACGCTTCGGCCTCC is part of the Actinoplanes missouriensis 431 genome and encodes:
- a CDS encoding peptidylprolyl isomerase — translated: MSSIKDRQRAAARARLEKEMAERATAARKRRRNRAVIGSALAVVVIAGVAFVLVNTLKSDEEAGDPTVAAAGTVSCNWTPADESTGGKVKDVGMPPATVPNTGTSTLTFDTNLGKISATIDLAKAPCTGASFKHLAEAKFLDNTKCHRLVNEDTFKVLQCGDPFASGKGYRETDGTGGPGYTMAEENLPTGSAKPYPAGSIAMANTGQPGSTGSQFFICSEDTQLSPNYTLLGTITSGLDIVKDVVKAGDDGAFDASAGGGHPKKELDIKTMTVS